One Peterkaempfera bronchialis DNA window includes the following coding sequences:
- a CDS encoding discoidin domain-containing protein — protein sequence MSLLSLFLRSIRQRRPVVAAAAALALLMGAAVGFSTGTAQAASTLLSQGRPATASSTENAGTPASAAVDGDAGTRWSSAAADPQWLQVDLGAKATVNQVVLNWETAYATAFQIQVSDDAKTWTPVYSTTTGTGGAQTLAVTGSGRYVRMYGTARATGYGYSLWEFQVYGSTDPTGPTGCGSTNAALGHPATASSTEGAGTPASAAVDGDAGTRWSSATADPQWLQVDLGASVSLCKVVLSWETAYASAFQIQVSDDAKTWTPVYSTTTGTGGTQTLAVTGSGRYVRMYGTARGTGYGYSLWEFAVYTGTGGSNGGTTGGTTGGGNGGDPGDFSGSVISAYKQVSASSWEGDNAPAAALDGRTNTRWSSLPTDNQWLQVDLGGNATISGVVLNWESAYGTGYHLDVSNDAANWTTLYTTTSGKGGVEKLAVTGKGRYVRLYGTARATGYGYSLWEFQVYGTVDTSAATAPLLSGPTKAPATLNQFALSAPADKALITNTRRPALSWAAVSGAARYEVWLNVSRTDYDFTASGNLLDLYTKVAEVTGTGYTPTWDITDRWTYRWYVVAVSGSGARTTSNIRTFGVYLPDIAKANDGISIVNGARDLNKNGTIEPYEDWRQPVETRVADLLGRMTLEEKAYQMFYNVQSYPMSGWHFGPAQPADLNNVLVSTAATRLGIPPVSAGDTTAGYQTTYPLQSTLAAAKDYALDYKLADMQRKEELEVGARGTLSPIAEVGTKVLYPRIQEGNGENADVAAAQLRALVAGLQGGPELNPGSVLATVKHWPGEGAGGEAGITYDGVTIKYHMIPFRAAMEAGAVNIMPGYAGSSYLDPGGPGAGDSAKILAYLRQNLGYTGLITTDWLPSTSWVGAANAGSDVMGGADPGAVGFAMADFESKVPLSRINDAVTRILRLKFQLGIFDHPYGDPVNGPYRFHQPSYVALTNQASRESNTLLKNNGVLPVKLNSGDNIVVAGPRATDGASCCIWSSYFHPDYGSLTTLDAIKARAAKAGVNVFQDTGPSPKLAVVAVGEPSYTHATAWPNTQPYLPADQLALIQNFKKQGIPVVVVLTLPRPIVISDWNDLADAIVVTYRGGEEVGPATASLLFGDYTPSGKLPWQLPRSLDQVLKPGGGDNLADANEDWNLPYDLGATAAERADIRAKIDAGQPVPTTYGNPLYPYGAGLTGWK from the coding sequence ATGAGCCTCCTGTCCCTCTTCCTGCGGAGCATCAGGCAACGCAGACCAGTGGTCGCCGCAGCGGCCGCACTGGCGCTACTGATGGGCGCTGCCGTCGGTTTCTCGACCGGCACCGCGCAGGCCGCCTCCACCCTGCTGTCCCAGGGCAGGCCGGCCACGGCCTCGTCCACCGAGAACGCCGGAACCCCGGCCTCGGCCGCCGTCGACGGGGACGCGGGCACCCGCTGGTCCAGCGCCGCCGCCGACCCGCAGTGGCTGCAGGTCGACCTCGGCGCCAAGGCCACCGTCAACCAGGTCGTCCTCAACTGGGAGACGGCGTACGCCACGGCGTTCCAGATCCAGGTCTCGGACGACGCCAAGACCTGGACCCCCGTCTACTCCACCACCACCGGCACCGGCGGCGCCCAGACCCTCGCCGTCACCGGCAGCGGCCGCTACGTCCGGATGTACGGCACCGCCCGGGCCACCGGCTACGGCTACTCCCTCTGGGAGTTCCAGGTCTACGGCTCGACCGACCCCACCGGCCCGACCGGCTGCGGCAGCACCAACGCGGCGCTGGGCCACCCGGCGACGGCCTCGTCCACCGAGGGCGCCGGGACCCCGGCCTCGGCCGCCGTGGACGGCGACGCCGGCACCCGCTGGTCCAGCGCCACGGCCGACCCGCAGTGGCTGCAGGTCGACCTGGGGGCGTCCGTATCGCTCTGCAAGGTGGTCCTCAGCTGGGAGACGGCGTACGCCTCGGCGTTCCAGATCCAGGTCTCGGACGACGCCAAGACCTGGACCCCCGTCTACTCCACCACCACCGGCACCGGCGGCACCCAGACCCTCGCCGTCACCGGCAGCGGCCGCTACGTCCGGATGTACGGCACCGCCCGGGGCACCGGCTACGGCTACTCCCTCTGGGAGTTCGCGGTCTACACCGGCACCGGCGGGAGCAACGGCGGCACCACGGGCGGCACCACCGGCGGTGGCAACGGCGGCGACCCCGGTGACTTCTCCGGTTCGGTCATCTCCGCGTACAAGCAGGTGTCGGCCTCGTCCTGGGAGGGCGACAACGCCCCCGCCGCAGCGCTGGACGGCCGGACCAACACCCGCTGGTCCAGCCTGCCCACCGACAACCAGTGGTTGCAGGTGGACCTCGGCGGCAACGCCACGATCAGCGGCGTCGTGCTGAACTGGGAGTCCGCGTACGGCACCGGCTACCACCTCGACGTCTCCAACGACGCCGCCAACTGGACCACCCTCTACACCACCACCTCCGGCAAGGGCGGCGTGGAGAAGCTCGCGGTCACCGGCAAGGGCCGCTATGTGCGGCTGTACGGCACCGCCCGGGCCACCGGCTACGGCTACTCGCTGTGGGAGTTCCAGGTGTACGGCACGGTCGACACCTCCGCCGCCACCGCGCCGCTGCTCTCCGGGCCCACCAAGGCGCCGGCCACCCTCAACCAGTTCGCCCTGTCCGCGCCCGCGGACAAGGCCCTGATCACCAACACCCGCCGGCCGGCGCTCTCCTGGGCGGCCGTCTCCGGCGCCGCCCGCTACGAGGTCTGGCTCAACGTCAGCCGTACCGACTACGACTTCACCGCCTCGGGCAACCTGCTGGACCTCTACACCAAGGTCGCCGAGGTCACCGGCACCGGCTACACCCCGACCTGGGACATCACCGACCGGTGGACCTACAGGTGGTACGTGGTCGCGGTGAGCGGGTCGGGTGCCAGGACCACCTCCAACATCCGCACCTTCGGCGTCTACCTCCCGGACATCGCCAAGGCCAACGACGGCATCTCCATCGTCAACGGCGCCCGGGACCTCAACAAGAACGGGACCATCGAGCCCTATGAGGACTGGCGCCAGCCGGTCGAGACCCGCGTCGCCGACCTCCTCGGCAGGATGACCCTGGAGGAGAAGGCGTACCAGATGTTCTACAACGTCCAGTCGTACCCCATGTCCGGCTGGCACTTCGGACCGGCGCAGCCGGCCGACCTCAACAACGTCCTGGTCTCCACGGCGGCCACCAGGCTGGGCATCCCGCCGGTCTCCGCAGGCGACACCACGGCCGGCTACCAGACCACCTACCCGTTGCAGTCCACGCTGGCGGCGGCCAAGGACTACGCGCTCGACTACAAGCTGGCCGACATGCAGCGCAAGGAGGAGCTGGAGGTCGGCGCGCGCGGCACCCTCTCGCCGATCGCCGAGGTGGGCACCAAGGTGCTCTACCCCCGTATCCAGGAGGGCAACGGCGAGAACGCCGACGTCGCGGCGGCGCAGCTGCGGGCGCTGGTCGCCGGGCTCCAGGGCGGGCCGGAGCTCAACCCCGGCTCCGTGCTGGCGACCGTCAAGCACTGGCCCGGTGAGGGCGCCGGCGGTGAGGCGGGCATCACCTACGACGGGGTGACCATCAAGTACCACATGATCCCGTTCCGGGCCGCGATGGAGGCCGGGGCGGTCAACATCATGCCGGGCTACGCGGGCAGCTCCTACCTCGACCCGGGCGGCCCGGGGGCCGGTGACAGCGCCAAGATCCTCGCCTATCTGCGGCAGAATCTCGGCTACACCGGCCTGATCACCACCGACTGGCTGCCCTCCACCTCCTGGGTGGGCGCGGCCAACGCCGGCTCCGATGTGATGGGCGGGGCCGATCCGGGCGCGGTCGGGTTCGCCATGGCCGACTTCGAGTCCAAGGTGCCGCTCTCCCGGATCAATGACGCGGTGACCCGCATCCTCCGGCTGAAGTTCCAGCTGGGCATCTTCGACCACCCGTACGGCGACCCGGTGAACGGTCCGTACCGCTTCCACCAGCCGAGCTATGTGGCGCTGACCAACCAGGCGTCGCGGGAGTCCAACACCCTGCTCAAGAACAACGGTGTGCTGCCGGTCAAGCTCAACTCCGGGGACAACATCGTGGTGGCCGGGCCGAGGGCCACCGACGGCGCCTCCTGCTGCATCTGGTCCAGCTACTTCCACCCCGACTACGGCTCGCTGACCACCCTGGACGCCATCAAGGCCAGGGCCGCCAAGGCGGGGGTCAATGTCTTCCAGGACACCGGCCCGTCGCCCAAGTTGGCCGTCGTGGCGGTGGGAGAGCCCTCCTACACCCATGCCACCGCATGGCCCAACACCCAGCCCTACCTGCCGGCCGACCAACTGGCCCTGATCCAGAACTTCAAGAAGCAGGGCATCCCGGTGGTGGTGGTGCTGACCCTGCCCAGGCCGATCGTGATCAGCGACTGGAACGACCTGGCGGACGCCATCGTGGTG